The Ananas comosus cultivar F153 linkage group 2, ASM154086v1, whole genome shotgun sequence genome contains a region encoding:
- the LOC109706516 gene encoding (R,S)-reticuline 7-O-methyltransferase-like isoform X1 yields the protein MLHLRCFSSKRERDVVDHIMEEEHNNLDLEGQIRAWQATMAMVYTMSLRCAVELGIPDIVNGAARVALPVSRIAALLSPTPPCDHSALHRLLRFLAHKGVFAERVDPSTGEPAYAPTPTSRWFSCRSELSLASMVLLQTWSFQESPWHRLLERVVRCGGDGEGVGAPPHKKEDPWANLAAVPECAAVFNSAMAGMSGIAMRAVMAVYKGGFEGIRTLVDVGGGTGAVLKEITEQCPNIRGINFDLPHVVAAAPECPHVEHVGGSVFDGIPDGDAIFMKLLLHCFDDEGCLRILKNCQKAMPRKYGKLIIVDAVLGADDDNDDGSLEDDGSLEDMKKTFDMLMLVYTGGKERTEAEWRKLLCSGGFPRCNIIRIPSFLSIIEAFAE from the exons ATGTTGCATTTACGTTGTTTCTCGtcaaaaagggagagagatgtAGTCGATCATAT CATGGAGGAGGAGCATAATAATCTAGACCTGGAGGGCCAAATCAGGGCGTGGCAGGCGACGATGGCGATGGTCTACACCATGTCTCTCCGCTGTGCCGTCGAGCTCGGCATCCCCGACATCGTCAACGGAGCCGCCAGGGTGGCCCTCCCAGTCTCCCGCATCGCCGCGCTACTCTCTCCGACGCCTCCCTGTGATCACTCCGCGCTCCACCGCCTCTTGCGCTTCCTCGCACACAAGGGCGTCTTCGCCGAGCGCGTAGACCCGAGCACGGGCGAGCCCGCCTACGCCCCCACCCCGACATCCCGCTGGTTCTCGTGCCGCTCCGAGCTCAGCCTTGCCTCCATG GTGCTCCTCCAAACGTGGTCGTTCCAGGAGAGCCCGTGGCACCGCCTTTTGGAGAGAGTGGTGCggtgcggcggcgacggcgagggCGTGGGAGCGCCACCGCACAAGAAGGAGGACCCGTGGGCAAATTTGGCGGCCGTGCCGGAGTGCGCAGCGGTGTTCAACTCGGCGATGGCCGGGATGAGCGGCATCGCCATGCGGGCGGTGATGGCAGTGTACAAAGGCGGCTTCGAGGGGATTCGGACGCTGGTGGACGTCGGGGGTGGGACGGGGGCGGTGCTGAAGGAGATCACGGAGCAGTGCCCGAATATTCGCGGCATCAATTTCGACCTCCCGCATGTCGTGGCCGCCGCGCCGGAGTGCCCCCACGTCGAGCATGTCGGCGGCAGCGTGTTCGACGGCATTCCGGACGGTGATGCTATCTTCATGAAG CTTCTACTGCACTGCTTCGATGACGAAGGCTGTCTGAGGATACTAAAGAACTGCCAGAAGGCGATGCCGCGGAAATACGGAAAGCTTATAATCGTAGATGCCGTTTTGGGCGcggacgacgacaacgacgacggcTCTCTCGAAGACGACGGCTCTCTCGAAGACATGAAGAAGACATTCGATATGCTGATGCTCGTGTACACCGGAGGGAAGGAGAGGACTGAAGCAGAGTGGCGGAAGCTCCTGTGCTCGGGCGGCTTTCCGAGATGCAACATCATTCGGATTCCGTCTTTCCTTTCGATCATTGAGGCATTCGCAGAGTGA
- the LOC109706516 gene encoding (R,S)-reticuline 7-O-methyltransferase-like isoform X2, protein MEEEHNNLDLEGQIRAWQATMAMVYTMSLRCAVELGIPDIVNGAARVALPVSRIAALLSPTPPCDHSALHRLLRFLAHKGVFAERVDPSTGEPAYAPTPTSRWFSCRSELSLASMVLLQTWSFQESPWHRLLERVVRCGGDGEGVGAPPHKKEDPWANLAAVPECAAVFNSAMAGMSGIAMRAVMAVYKGGFEGIRTLVDVGGGTGAVLKEITEQCPNIRGINFDLPHVVAAAPECPHVEHVGGSVFDGIPDGDAIFMKLLLHCFDDEGCLRILKNCQKAMPRKYGKLIIVDAVLGADDDNDDGSLEDDGSLEDMKKTFDMLMLVYTGGKERTEAEWRKLLCSGGFPRCNIIRIPSFLSIIEAFAE, encoded by the exons ATGGAGGAGGAGCATAATAATCTAGACCTGGAGGGCCAAATCAGGGCGTGGCAGGCGACGATGGCGATGGTCTACACCATGTCTCTCCGCTGTGCCGTCGAGCTCGGCATCCCCGACATCGTCAACGGAGCCGCCAGGGTGGCCCTCCCAGTCTCCCGCATCGCCGCGCTACTCTCTCCGACGCCTCCCTGTGATCACTCCGCGCTCCACCGCCTCTTGCGCTTCCTCGCACACAAGGGCGTCTTCGCCGAGCGCGTAGACCCGAGCACGGGCGAGCCCGCCTACGCCCCCACCCCGACATCCCGCTGGTTCTCGTGCCGCTCCGAGCTCAGCCTTGCCTCCATG GTGCTCCTCCAAACGTGGTCGTTCCAGGAGAGCCCGTGGCACCGCCTTTTGGAGAGAGTGGTGCggtgcggcggcgacggcgagggCGTGGGAGCGCCACCGCACAAGAAGGAGGACCCGTGGGCAAATTTGGCGGCCGTGCCGGAGTGCGCAGCGGTGTTCAACTCGGCGATGGCCGGGATGAGCGGCATCGCCATGCGGGCGGTGATGGCAGTGTACAAAGGCGGCTTCGAGGGGATTCGGACGCTGGTGGACGTCGGGGGTGGGACGGGGGCGGTGCTGAAGGAGATCACGGAGCAGTGCCCGAATATTCGCGGCATCAATTTCGACCTCCCGCATGTCGTGGCCGCCGCGCCGGAGTGCCCCCACGTCGAGCATGTCGGCGGCAGCGTGTTCGACGGCATTCCGGACGGTGATGCTATCTTCATGAAG CTTCTACTGCACTGCTTCGATGACGAAGGCTGTCTGAGGATACTAAAGAACTGCCAGAAGGCGATGCCGCGGAAATACGGAAAGCTTATAATCGTAGATGCCGTTTTGGGCGcggacgacgacaacgacgacggcTCTCTCGAAGACGACGGCTCTCTCGAAGACATGAAGAAGACATTCGATATGCTGATGCTCGTGTACACCGGAGGGAAGGAGAGGACTGAAGCAGAGTGGCGGAAGCTCCTGTGCTCGGGCGGCTTTCCGAGATGCAACATCATTCGGATTCCGTCTTTCCTTTCGATCATTGAGGCATTCGCAGAGTGA
- the LOC109724490 gene encoding dual specificity tyrosine-phosphorylation-regulated kinase mbk-2-like, with the protein MVDSVNVVLEFLRRNKFTKTEAAFRGELSSRPDLNGSLLDCLLKEKEQAREGRDYTGYRNGDSSEEIIVREIEVGSIQNGSRHKNDIVSYELYDESDSEDLYPIDLRLDCCPYDPVVRDNDIRMNNFAVLSLSGNENRRSSSKVLEKRSIAVGTDADLVLEDERSSCFGEASTSYGANVGCIDRRKERKKKAENNYMRPTTNEKIIGLSRPSPLGTALDNLDQENLGLFDLSLPSSKDNEELPMRRPVKHMIEEKLVKVRWEENSDHQGSGVKKLLGYSELSGNQRICRDKLDLISGFTAVGNDSVHCRSECSDSDEYDDDDDIGYTRQPIDDETWFLAHEIDYPSDDEKGMVDEPYHQDQIPRKVEGGFGMLIDELIMLENGKDLCRSGEPWPDELIMKNHQRVSVQSIGVGIGRNGGDASGEIHESVVGGSSEEEIESQPMHFSSKSLFIHMEKDRMKKPRQDANSRTLEASSLSTNSDVQRDDIEKVQSDKVRYARDQDPGTTPDDEEAAAIQEQVRQVKSQEAEYETMNLKIVHRKNRTGFEEDKNFHVVLNSVIAGRYFVMENLGSAAFSKAIQAHDLHTGVDVCMKIIKNNKDFFDQGLDEIKLLKFVNKNDPADKHHILRLYDYFYYREHLFMVCELLKANLYEFYKFNRESGGEIYFTMPRLQSITIQLLEALQFLHGLGLIHCDLKPENILVKSYSRCEVKVIDLGSSCFNTDHLCSYIQSRSYRAPEVILGLLYDEKIDIWSLGCILAELCTGNVLFPNESPATILARMVGIIGPIDQNMLAKGRDTYKYFCRNHMLYERNQETNRLEYLIPKKTSLQHQLPSADQGFVEFVAHLLKIDPKKRPTASEALKHPWLSYPYEPISS; encoded by the exons ATGGTGGATTCGGTTAATGTAGTGTTGGAATTCTTGAGGAGGAACAAGTTTACTAAGACCGAGGCGGCGTTCCGAGGGGAGCTCAGTAGCCGCCCTGATTTGAATGGTTCGTTGCTGGATTGCCTCTTAAAGGAGAAAGAGCAAGCGCGGGAGGGAAGGGATTATACGGGCTACCGCAACGGAGACAGTTCGGAGGAGATCATCGTTAGGGAAATCGAAGTCGGGAGCATCCAAAACGGGTCGCGGCATAAGAACGATATTGTTTCGTATGAACTTTATGATGAGAGCGATTCGGAAGATCTTTATCCTATAGATCTTCGCTTAGATTGTTGTCCCTATGATCCAGTAGTAAGGGATAATGACATTAGGATGAATAATTTCGCCGTTCTCTCTTTATCTGGAAATGAAAATAGGCGGTCGAGTTCGAAGGTTTTGGAGAAGAGGAGCATTGCTGTCGGAACTGATGCGGATTTGGTGTTGGAGGATGAAAGGAGTTCTTGCTTCGGGGAGGCCTCGACAAGTTATGGTGCCAATGTAGGTTGCATTGATCgaagaaaagagaggaagaagaaagcaGAAAACAATTATATGAGGCCAActacaaatgagaaaataaTTGGCCTGAGTAGGCCTTCGCCATTGGGTACGGCTCTAGATAATTTAGACCAAGAGAATTTGGGGCTATTTGATTTATCACTTCCTTCGAGCAAGGACAATGAAGAGCTGCCGATGCGACGGCCTGTTAAGCATATGATAGAAGAGAAGTTAGTAAAAGTTCGCTGGGAAGAAAACTCTGATCATCAGGGATCAG GTGTGAAGAAACTTCTTGGCTACAGTGAACTCTCTGGAAACCAAAGAATCTGTAGGGATAAACTTGACCTGATATCTGGATTTACTGCTGTTGGTAATGATTCAGTTCACTGTCGTAGTGAATGTTCTGATTCTGATgaatatgatgatgatgacgatatTGGATACACTAGACAGCCAATCGACGACGAGACTTGGTTTTTGGCTCATGAAATTGACTACCCTAGTGATGATGAAAAGGGAATGGTGGATGAACCCTACCATCAAGACCAAATTCCAAGAAAGGTTGAAGGGGGGTTTGGTATGCTGATTGATGAACTCATTATGCTAGAAAATGGGAAGGATTTGTGCAGAAGTGGAGAACCATGGCCCGATGAACTCATTATGAAAAATCATCAACGCGTTTCTGTTCAATCTATTGGTGTGGGCATCGGTAGAAATGGTGGTGATGCTAGTGGTGAGATACATGAAAGTGTGGTTGGAGGAAGTAGTGAAGAGGAGATAGAATCCCAACCTATGCATTTTTCAAGCAAGAGCCTTTTTATTCACATGGAGAAGGATAGAATGAAAAAACCCAGGCAAGATGCGAATTCAAGAACGCTGGAAGCTTCATCACTTTCAACCAACAGTGATGTTCAAAGGGATGATATTGAGAAAGTtcaaagtgataaagtgagataTGCAAGAGACCAAGACCCTGGGACAACTCCGGACGATGAAGAAGCCGCTGCTATACAGGAACAAGTAAGACAAGTAAAATCCCAAGAGGCGGAGTATGAAACCATGAATCTCAAAATCGTACATAGAAAAAACAG AACCGGGTTTGAGGAAGATAAAAATTTTCATGTTGTCCTTAATTCTGTGATTGCTGGGCGTTATTTTGTTATGGAAAATCTAGGATCGGCTGCATTCAGCAAAGCAATTCAAGCACATGACTTGCACACTGGTGTGGATGTATGCATGAAGATCATAAAGAACAACAAAGATTTTTTTGACCAGGGCCTTGACGAAATAAAGCTTCTGAAATTTGTGAACAAGAATGATCCAGCTGACAAGCACCATATATTGCGCCTATATGATTACTTCTATTATAGG GAGCACTTGTTTATGGTTTGTGAACTTCTCAAGGCAAACTTGTACGAGTTTTACAAGTTCAATAGAGAATCTGGAGGGGAGATTTACTTTACAATGCCAAGGTTGCAG TCAATTACTATTCAGTTGCTGGAAGCGCTTCAATTTTTGCATGGTCTCGGTCTTATTCACTGTGATCTGAAGCCCGAGAATATTCTGGTGAAAAGCTACAGTAGGTGTGAGGTGAAGGTTATTGATCTTGGTAGTAGTTGCTTCAACACGGATCACTTGTGCTCTTACATACAGTCACGATCTTATCGTGCCCCTGAAGTCATCCTTGGCCTTTTATATGATGAGAAAATAGACATATGGTCACTTGGATGCATCCTCGCAGAACTTTGCACCGGAAAC GTTCTCTTTCCGAATGAATCTCCTGCAACTATACTTGCTCGCATGGTTGGAATCATCGGTCCAATTGACCAAAACATGCTCGCGAAGGGGAGGGATACATACAAATATttctgcagaaatcacatgcTGTATGAAAGAAATCAG GAAACCAACAGGCTAGAGTACTTGATTCCGAAGAAAACTTCGTTACAGCACCAGTTGCCTTCGGCCGACCAAGGCTTTGTCGAGTTTGTCGCGCATCTTCTCAAAATAGACCCCAAGAAGCGGCCGACGGCATCAGAAGCTTTGAAACACCCTTGGTTATCTTACCCATATGAACCCATATCATCTTGA